One Harpia harpyja isolate bHarHar1 chromosome 11, bHarHar1 primary haplotype, whole genome shotgun sequence genomic window, CCTCCTAGAAAAGTTTCTCCTGACCTCATTGGCCCAGTGCTGCACTTCCATTCACAGGGCTTGAATGGCCTAGCATACTCTCAAGTAGTGGCTTATGTCCTCAGAAATGTGGGAAAAACACTCTCAGTTTCAAGTAGTGAAATACTATCAGCATAGAAAGAGCACTAATGAAAGCACTTTCGTTAGAAAAAGCTTTCCTAGATTGTCTACAGCTTCTAGACTAAATAACTCTTAATGAACCGATACAGCACACTGCCAGAAAGGCTCGTGCCATTTAACTTCTGCCCTGTCTCCACAGCAAGAAAGGACAAGTCACTTGGATGGTCAGTTATCCCACAGAAAAGGCCAGTCACTCACATTTTCCATGGGGCAGTACTGGCGGGCATACCACTCCTGGCTGTAGAGGCAAATGATGACACCTTGGCCCAGGAAGAGGGATGTCCACATGATCACATTCCAGATGGGCCCTTTCCGACGGTCATTAAGGATGAAGTTGAAGACCACTGGAAAGAGGTGAAATGAGAAACATCGTTCAGAAACAAACTCAGGATTAAAGAATCAAAGACCAACTGATTTCATGGGATCTTTCGCTCCCTTCACTTCATCTCTGGTGCAACAAGGCTGCTCTGTGAGGTCAGTATAGTGCAAGAAAATCTGGTTATGCCTGGCAGTAGAGCAAATACTATGAGATGATTCTGACATTTACTTCCAATAAGTTTGCCAACAAGCTGGCCCAGCTATAAGCCTCTGGGAATCAATACTGTTTGTGTTACGCTGGTGACCAAAACATGCTGGCAGAGGTGGCCTAGAGTTTATTAGAGCCCTGTAACTTGTTCGAACgcaaaacccaaaatgaaatgcaagagcTTTAACTTCTAAATTGTCTCTCTTCCTCACTGCAGTAGCAAAGTAATACTTGTCTTACGCTATGACTTTAAAGAGGAAGACTTCCAGCCTGCTGACATGCAGCAATTCAACTAAGGCTTGGCAAACAGGAAGCAGTGCTATTTTAATATGTAGTGTCACATGAACAgcagcctctctctcttcctccccatccaTACCTTGCTCATCTAAGTTCCAAGCTTGCAAACCCACTGTATGTATACATCTATCTATTAAGCTACTTGGCTGCAAAAATCCATTCACAAAGTTTGGACCCATAACTGCAACTCTTGGACAAGAAACAGTTCCGTGTGTTAGTGTCCAAAGGATAACTGGcatcagaagaggaaaacattcttgtttaaaaaaaacaaccacaataaaacaccaaacaaaaaaaccacaattcACAAAACCCACAACCCACTCATATACTGTCTCCTGGGAACTTACTTCCAAAGCATGTAAACAGGCAAAAGAGAACTGGATAGCAGTAGCCAAAGCAGATGCTCAGAACATATTCGTGCACAGCAGCTGATACTGTGAAGACGGATAGCATAGCTGCTGCTTTGAACTTCTTACCAAAAAACTGGAAGAGAGAAGAATACCAAGTATTATAAGCTACTCTGCTATGTTTTTAGTTTCATTGTTTCAAcattggttttggttgttttttttacctGAGCTAAGAAGTGCCTGCTCCAGCCAAGAGGCATACATGAAATGCTAAGTGCTTCACAGAGTACCTTGGATTTTAGGTGTTTTTCTTTAGGCATACTTCCGGTCTCCTGCATAAGCACTCAGGTTGAGCCCACTCATGAAGTATCTACCATAGCTCACCAAAATAGTACAACATGAGTTCAGACTGTTGAGTCAATCCTTACACTCCTACATCTCAGGCCCACATTTTACACACAGTAAGGACTTGGAAATGAGCAACGGATCTCTAAAAAGCACAGTGGCTACCCACAACAGCTGAGGCAAGGCATTTTTGTGCTTCTCAATGGACAGTGATGCTGCATCTTGACAAATGTACTGTCTTGCTCGGTGgttaaatgtttaattaacaaAAAGAATACATCTGCTTGTTACTCACCCAAAGGAAGTCCCTGTAGGCATAGTAATAGAGCCAGTCATGTACTACCACATTCCAGGTTCGGTAGTAGTTTGCATAGGAAGTGGAGTTCCACCAGTCCTGAAAGCACAGTTGAAAGAGTATAAATCTAATTAAGCATAAAACATTCTACAGGTCTTTTCTGGGATATCAAGTTGAAAAATATTGATCAGAATAATACCAAGCTAATATAAGTTGCACTGTGAAATAATGCGTTCCACTGCACTTTCACCTTTCTACTCTGTATATTAAGTTTGGTTTTATCCCAAACTGCAGTGGCTGAGAtgataaaagattaaaaagagtGCTAACAGAGCTATTGGGTAGGTCTGGTGGCTGGTTCTGTTTGTGCACAGGGTATATTACCTTAAAAACAATTCAGACTGCCAAGTAGAAGTCAGATCTGTTCTACAGCACAACAACAAACTAAAGCCCTAACAGCATAAGCAAGCAAAAACCTGTGGATGTTTTGTTTGGTAAAATAatcttcagtttcctcttctttccttttcattaggaaaatgtattttagaagcTTTATAACCCTTGCTTTTATAAACTATAACTCCTGCTTCTTACCTTGTAGAACATCCTATCCGCAAAGCGCAGCATCTCAGCAAACGCATTAAGCCAACAGTGAAGGAATGCAAAGAAAACCAGGAAGAGAATCAGTACACCTAGAAACAAGGTAGATTCAGACCGGTTCTGTAGTGTTTTCTCTCAGCTATAAGCAAGAACATGTAATGCAGTCAAGACTGTTCTTACAGGCACTGACACAGATAAGCTTTGTGCTACCTATACAAAAGAGTAAAAGCATTTCAGCTTCTCTCCACACTAGGCCATGTTTATCCAGCAGGCAATAGCAAGGTTGCCACAGAGCCTAGAACTTGACTTAGAAGACAGTTAAATTCAAACCcaagcttttattttgtgttgcTGACTCTAAAGTTTAACACCATAATGCTGAAGTCTGCCCACAAGACCTCCTTTGCTGATCCTTGCCTATCACGAATGCATCTCATATGAAGCATTTCCCCTCCCTTCTGCCTCTTCCATAGTCACTCATGAATCTGGGTTCTTACCTGGCAGAATGGAGTTGAAGATGCAGAGGACCAGCCCTCGAAGATTGAAGGTTTCTTGACTACCATTGGGAAACTGAGGAATGCAGAGTCTCACAAAGATGTAGTAGGCATAGAAAAGTGAACCAAGCACCTGGAACAAAAACAAAAGTTGGACTCCATAAGAGAAATGCACAATTAACACACCACCCCTTGACAGCTCTAGAAGAGTAACAGCAGCTGCCAACACaagtcaaaataatttattttacattgcTGCTAATAAACTTCCCTAAGGGTCCAGGCAGAAAGTAAGCCACAGCCATCTCTGTACCATGTTGACAGCCAGGAGCAAAATCAGCTTGTCTTTTCTActacagcagctgcaaaagtttCTCCTAGTTACATCAACTCAGAAGTTAGGACATAAAAGATCTGTGCCAATGCCAAAGTAAGCGGGGAAAGTATCCTGTGATCTAGGTCCAAGACAAGAgcagaaataattgaaaaatatttactgtagttAAATCTAATATTAAAGCTTACTTTTAGCCCAAAGGGGATGTCTACAGGCCAAACCACCTCAGCCCTTCTCTGGCTCATGAACCCATGTTCTGGAAGTTGAGGTCAAAATGCAAGCCACTGCTTTAAATACTCTGACTGCTGTAAGCCAGGTGTGCACTTTGTCACTCTCTTTTGTGAAAGAGCAAGCAGTCAAAGtctttttcatgctttgtttttcctttttttttttttaattgttttgctttttaaaacatgaatgcATGCTGTTCCTCGCAAAGCCATTACTTGGAAACACATCCACAAGAAGCTATTGAAGCTCACATCCAGAAATGTGAAGATCAGGTCAACCTTAAGCTCAAATAAGCACGGAAGATTTGGACTCCAGGCCTCATTATTTCAAAATTGGTCTGAATATCTGCAGACAGGTAGCTACGCCAGTGCAGTACAATATAGCATCACTGTAAAGAAAGAGCGTCAGAGCATAGATATTGCgctccccacacacacatacagcttTTGTTTGTATGGAATAGAGTCTAAAGGTTTGTTTAagcaaggatttttatttttttttctttgacacaCCCATTAGTGCAGCAAgatcactgtttctttttttagtcactgaaaagtatttttttctgttaagccCACACCAAGTAAACAGTGATTTAATGACAAAGGGAGGACTGTTTAGCAATACAGTTTAGACAATATCTGAAAGTGCATTCTTCGGAAAGCTGCACTACTCACCTGTGCAAACTTGGTAGCCACATAGCCCCATCTTATCATGGGATTCCTAGGAAAAAGAACACATGATATCATATCTAAATAAGACCCCAAAGCAGCAAACACCTCCCTTCCGTTACTCACTTTACTGAACTATACTctgaaaaaatctgttttttgaATCCCAGAGTTCTTAATCTCCTGGCATCCAAAAGATGTCTGCCCAAATTGCTGGTGCTTCACTTTCAAATACAGCAGGATAACTATGGCAATTCCATAAATGGAAAAGTATCTGGAAGGCAGCATTATGCAATTGCGTAGGAGGTGGTGATCTGCCCGATAGTCACGTAAAAGACTGCTGACTCGACACTGTCGAAGTGCAACCCAGCAAAGTACAGAAAAGTTTGGGAGTTCCCAGTTTTAAAGGCTTCAGCCTATCTCTTCAAACTCAAGAGAGGGCTGCTTATTAGCACCATGTAAAACAACACACAAGCCTACTGCAGGAACTGTGTATCATGAAATATTCAGTAGCAAGTCCTTAATTTGTTTCACTTCAAGTGCACTtcccaaagaaataaaaccagaatggTAAAGTCAAAATACTATTAGCATTAGACTGAGTTTTTGTGACCAAGTCCTGCCCTTGCCAGGTTACTGACTTAACTACATCTTTATGAAAGCTCTAACTCATAAATTGAATAGATCACATCCAGGGATGCTTAATGTTGGCTTCAGTTTTTAGACTGCTTTAATGTTCTATTGGTGTTGCTCACATTACCTGGGATAGTTGTCTCTGTAGATGAGGGTAGGAGCAAAGAGGAAGTACAGGTATTGAGAAATTCTGGGAATAGGTACTGTGCCTGGAAgagggggaaatgaaaaaaagacactgcaggtttttttcttactgacAGTTCAGTTTCCCCAGTACCCTTTCACAACATAGAACTCTTATcacctcaaaaaaaccctcagtctGGAACTAAAGGTATGGGATTTGCAGAGAATACAACAAACTAGACCTATCAGATGGAATCGCCCTGCCATGAAGCACAGTTAACAAGTGACTAACAGGTAGCGCAGTGCTAACACCTTGATATCACGTTTCCTTTCCTCCTAGGGAAGATGAAGCTGTGACGCCTGTATCAACATGTGGGTTCATGTTCAGCTCTAGCATGCCTTGCTGAAAGAGCTTCTGTGCTTCTACAGTTGCTGTCATTTCAACTAGAGCACTGAACTGGAGGTGTGCAAGCAGCCCCTAAACACCTTTTGCTCCTAAAAGCAGAAATCCTGTTGAAGTCCTGTTGAAGAAAGACTTCAAGATACAGAGATGACTTAGACCTGGACAACAGTCTAGCTTGTTACCTAATACCAAATGAAAAGGTTCAGGCTAAAATTATGATGCAAAAGGCCAGCCTAGAGCCTCGTGACCTCCCCATCCAAAGCCACCCATTCAAATCCTACCTCTCCAATTCATGAGGACAGCTCAAAGCAGTGGAGGGAAAACAAGAGCTGGTTATGCACTGCTGTCAAAAAAAAGCAGGGCAAGTTACTCACTGGACTTGTCCTTTACAGAGGCTAGGACTCTGGGTACATTCTCCCGGATGAATGAATGAGCCTTCATAACAAGACGAACCTGTAAGACAAAGAGAATATCAGTTTAATACTCTCACTTTCCCAGCTTCCCAATAAAGACTGGATCAAGCATTTTAAGGTAACACCTTCAACACCCTGGTTTCTCTCTAATTTACTACCCGTTTCACAAGTAAAGGGCTGCTTCCTCTGCCCACAAGCCTGTTTAACTGACATGAATTTAAAACACTGCAAGGTGAAACCTACAGTAAAACAATCATGGCTCAAGAGAGTCAAAACACATCTCATCTACACTCACAGGACCACATCATACACAAGGACTCTGAATAACACCAGCAAGTCACTAACCAattaacattaatttaaaattgaaggaaaaatccCTATCCATTTCAACAGGCCAGTATGTTTCAAAGTCTTGAAACCGACTCCTTGAAGTTAGATGTGTTGTACAGCAATTACCACTACACTGGAATAAGGTGGTGCCCCATATAAATAGTCCACAGCTACCAAgcagggctttttgtttgttttaacactgAAGGACCAAAAGAAGGACTAGTCCAAAGTTAATTCTCTAAGCCTACACTCTCATCTCTGAACATCCTTGTTTTAACCTGATGGTCTAACCACTCCTCCAcactcttcctctccttctcccaaaaaagaaaattccacttTCAATAAAGTTCTGACTACAAGACAGACAGTTGCTTCTTGGGAACAGGAAGGGAAACAGGAACCACTTGTTGACTAtgtacttgccttttttttttttttttttttttttaaaagagggatGTTACAGCTTCCTTGTGAACTATGGTACAACAGGTTCTTAAAATTGGTTTTAAGCATTTAGCATCCACAAGACAACTAGAAATAAATAGAATTTCAGCCTTGAAGTATgttcagaaaaaacccacagtaaaatCTTAAATACAGCGTAAAAAACCCAAGTGGTTTCCAGGTCAAAATGAAGTTTACCACCTACTTCGTCTCATTAGACTTGCTGCCTGTAAGTCTGCCTTGAAGTCAAAGACAAACTCATCCACAGCCCTAGCTTAATTTAATGAATAAAAGCAACACTTGACTCCTTACGAAAAAGGACcctttccattttgaaaacaagATTCAACATATCCAAAGATACTGGGTAGGGACCTACCTGTTCCAGTATTACAATAAAACGGGAAGCTGGAGGCAGGGCATACGATACAGCAATATAGGTTGGTCCAAATCCAAGCCCAGCTGTTTGGAAGAGCGTGAACAACATCCCATAGAAAAGAGAGCGGATTACACGATGGGAGGAACTGTAGTAGCCTTGGGCCCACCAGACAAAAAGGTTGTAAGGAACAATAACTGTGGCACAGAACATGCACAGCCAAGTACAGAAGACGACTGGGAACTTTCCAAAAACAAAGACCAAGAGATCAAATCCTAGGACCAGCCTAGAAGGCACAAGGAAAGAGACAATATTCAGTGTCCACTGTTTCATTAGAAATATTTCTACTCCACTAAGTGGCTACAAAATGCAAAGCTTCCAGATCCTAATTGTTTGACAGTCTAGATAGAAGCGACCGTGGCAATTTTCAGCTCAGGAACAGAGGGCTGTCTGTGGCAGATTTAAGTGGCCACCCACAAGCACATCAGAAAATAAGAGATGAAGGACTCATGCCATCAATGCTGTCAGACACAGCTTACCTTCAAATCCCATAGGGCTTAAGCGCATCTTTAAGATCAGCATGTGCTTTAAGAGTACGCTCAAGCTCATCCTGGTTAAGAACAAGCACGTGACTAAATGATCCACTGCTGAACCAGGGTCCAAAAGAGCTTTTGGGGAACACTCCAAAGACATCATCACTATTACATTAAGAATCAGTTCTTCCCAGGAGTTTAACACTTAAAGAGGCTTTTTCCCCGCCTCTGTAGGCATGAGGTATTTTAACATCTAGCACTCAAACCTaatttaattctgctttgtgaAAACTGTAGGCATTCCACATGGATTCAATTTAGAAGTCACCCAAAAGGCTTAGGGTCATCAGATGGTCAGTTCAAATATGTCCACATGGTGTGCACCAGGTACTTTATTAATCAAGCTTAAAACATAAGGACATAAACAAAAGGATGTTCAACCTTACTGGCTATCAAAGTCACCAGAGCTTACTCCTACGCAAAAGCAGCTCTTCTAAgacaaggtcagagaagaaggtaGTACAGAGTACACCAACACAATTTATTTGTTCTCATGCGGAGGCTCAATTGCAAACTGGATCCAAACTATCAGATCTAGCTGCGAACACagcaatgatatttttttttctttccttttttttctaaagtaatcAGAGAATCCAGCCCTATTAGTTGATTTGAGGGGTAAATACCTGTTCTCCCCCAATGTCCATACACTATTAAGTTAGGATCAGCTAAACAATATTCAATAGTACATGAGCTTGTTCTTATACCTAGACAAGAGGAACGATAATAATCAAGATACAACTCTAGTTTTGTACACTGAGGATCAGCTAATCAGCAAGATAAACACGTAATCCTACTTGTGTACATGGGATACAGCTTGCCAAAAAGATACTATTTAAAGCAACGAGCGAGTGTGAGGAAAGCAGTCTTTCACAATCTTTTTCAGAACTGGCTACCTGCAAAGCACAATCTTAACCAATATCCTTGAGAtgttttccccaggaaaaagAAGTTCTATTTTTATTGAAGCACAAGTACAGTGTTCCAGAACTGTCATTTTTAAACAGAGGAAGGACTGCTGAAGTATTTAAACACAGTCCTCCTTCAAGCAACACAAGCAGCTGAAAGCTACTGtttcattaaatatattcaaCTAGAGCAGTCCACATTCAATAATGACCCCTTCCTTTTGCCAGCCTTGTGATGAAGTAAGTGTGTTAGGCTGAACTGTGCTGGCCATAATTCTCATGGAATACACCAATCTGTAGGATTTTCCTAACATCTAGCTATCTGATTTGAAATGATCATATGCCCTCAACAGGAATTCCAGCATATATTTTAAGTATGTCAAGTTGAAACCCCCCCTTCCAACAACATCCCAAGGCAGGATTTCCCCTTCTTTCTGCACCATTCTGAGTTTCATGTACCTCTTGGTCCCTGTCTTTCCAAAGTATTCTTACCTTCCTTCATCAATGAAGTCTACTAAAAGTGTGCTGAGGATGAAGACAATGAGAAGAGCGATGAACATGTGGTAGATTGTCCTGATGTGACTCACTTCAAACAGCTCACTATGGGAGAGATTCAAATGCTATCAGGCCATTCACATAGCACACCACACCTCCAGCATGTTAGCTTTCAAAGTGTTTCACAGTAAGGTAAGATGACATCACTGCCATCCCCATTCAAAAGACTCAAGTTAATGCACAATTTGGGTGTCAGTCTACACAGACACTTCCTTGGTTTATCCTCAGACAAAGGATAATTAGCCATTATCTTAGTGGTACTGAGAGGACTGTAATTAAGGTTTATAGTCAGGAAGCCTGCAAGCTGTAGTAGAGATGTtttagaaagaaacagagaagcttAAATGGATTAGTCCACAGGGATTTGAATATAAGACCacaggtggtggtggggagagtACCTCAAAGCAAAGGCTAGTTAGTTCGCTATCAAGGGTATTTTCAGTCAATTTAATGGAAAACGTGAAGTTAAGTTACTCACTCCAAGAGGGACCTTCTGGCAGTAAAGATCTTCCCATGTTCTGGAGGGGCCCTCGAGGTCCTGCAAACAAAGAGGAGAACATTTGAGACAAGAAAGGAAATAAGGCTTCCAGGAAACATAACCTTGTTATAGGGACAGCTTAAAACTGACTTACTTGGCTTTGTGCAGTTCCTTCTCTGAGCAGGAAGCTGGGAAGAGGGAGGCTGAAGATGAGGAATCCAGGAGTGCTGATTTTGCCACCAAACTGTTCACAAACTCCGTGAAGTGACTGTCCACTTCCTTCATGAAAGCTGGCTTCAATTGCTGATAGAgtaaaaaaggagcagaaaattgTTTAACTCTTCTGGatacattttcataaaatatttatattcctttttatcCTGGAGCAGGGCAGAGCAAGGTATCAAGAAAACATTCCCGTATCATCTGCCAACAGTTGGAGCCAACTTGGACAAGATCAGGGACTTATCCTGGCCTGTTCACACACCTCAGGCCAGAGGACTTTGAGTGATGTTTATCTTCTCTATCAGATGCAACACAGAGGAGCAAAGTAAACATACTGCTCTTCATATATAAGTCTGGAGTGGCAGGTATTTCACATATTTTATGGTGCCAAAAAGGTTGAGCTAAACTTAACACATGAGCCCCAGAAAATTTTTCTCAATTTTAACCAGAGTTACAACCTTAGCATACCAAATAAGTACAACAAGATTTACTTTTTAGCCCATCTAGTGTTACTGAGGGAAAAATGGACCTTTCCATGCTTGTGGCTAAGTAATCACCATCAATGTTCTCATGCATTAACACAGAGGCAATCTCAATGATGTGAGTACAGGAAGAAGGACCAAATTTACCCCTCCACTGCTACCACTGGATTAAAACTTTCACATACCACTGAAATTACAGAATGCCCGCAAAATTTCCACTAAAGCAACAAAACAGGGTACCATTGCTAAGCATTAAGACTGAGCAGTGAGAGAGAAAACTGGTAGGCAGCAAGACTGAAGTTCAAGAATTCAGGGGATCAAATATACCAGTTGAATTTCATACACTCCCTTTTCTTCAGACAGCTTTATACAGGTTCTGTTACAGCCAGTTGTGACAAAGTTGCACCATTTTAGCctattcatatttttcttctctcattttattAGACAAAGGCAACTTCTGAAGCATCTGATTTACTAGAGACCTTGACTTCTAAGGGTGCATGAAAAACCATTGATGAGCATCGCCCTCATCAATAAGTCATCCAGACAAGGACTATAATTCATCTTCAAAAGGCAGATTGTaaaatgccaagatgttttcatATCCCTTTTGTCTTGCCTGAAGACTAGCACATGTAATTCATTCCTGTATTTTCCTGTCTGCAACATAGTTGAATCTGCTATTTAGTCTCATAACATGAGCTTTCAAAGACCTGATCTCCCACACCCCAGGCAGAGTTTTTAAAACCAGATGCATTTAGAGGAGAATTAATGATTAAATGTTCAAAGTTACTTATTTCTGCAGAAAGTGCTACACTGAGCTCTGGATAGCTTTTTGTTGTGGTGCAAATTCTCTTACTCTTTATATGCAGAGAGGATCCTGAGATTTGCAGAGTGGCATGTTATTCTTATGACTAGAAAAAGGCAGGCAAAATGAATTCCCTCAAGGAAAGAAAACGAGAACATACATTCATTGTATTTCAGTAAGAACTTTGGGAATCTAAAGATCCTTAGATCTCTGGCACTTCAGAAGACAGTGATTTATAAGACTTATGAGAATTTAGTTCCTTAACATCAAGTCCTCAGACACCAAAAGGTTTCCCAATACTTGGGCCTAGTGATGAAGCGTGGCCGAAAGCTATCCCCTGAGCTCCTGAACCATAAACCTTTTGAGAACGTTCTGCCAGATAGCCATCATCTTCAGCACAGTTGATAGGCAAGTTTCAAGAAATGACTTCAAATCTAATTGCATATTGCGTTTTGGTTTCTTATGCAAGTGTCTACTAGCAACATTTGTCTGACTATCCTTTTGCCTGGGATTTTTCAAGTTTGCCTCCAAATTCAAGGTCCAAGTCTTCCTACATGTTAACTACATATTATTTCATCTAGTCTTCCTACTGATCAGCTGCTTAAGAAACACATATGTTTCCCTGATCACCTTCAGGGTGACTGCTACCTACTTTCTAAACTTTACGGctgaaaagtaacaaaaccaagaaatccATTTTCAAGGAGGGAAAGAAAGCCTGGAAGTTGTGCACAAAAATTATGCTTCCTCAAAAAGGCATGTGTGACACTTGAGCTCATTTGTCAGTAGGTGTTTATGTTTCAGTGCCTAACTATTATGCTAAAGAAAGCTGGAACAGCATTGTTTTTGCTAAAAAGGAAGAGACACAAGGtctaagaaaagaagaaaaagccagatAACTGAAACAGGATCTGTTAGGTCTAAGCTGCAGCAGTGATATGTCTGCCCCTTACACAAACCTCTTTCCACAGCTATGTTTTAAGGAGTCTACTTCCACTGATGGATACTTGTCATCCATGATATATCCATCATTTTCCAGCACAAATCACAGTTGGATTGATTTTATACAGTAGATCACCCAAAAAACTAAGCTAAGAAGCCCTCTCTAGAATCAAAATTTGTAGGCTAACGTAATATATTAATAGATGATGTATTCTTACAAAATGCTACTCTCTAATGCAACAACAGCCAAGTAAGCAAGTCTAACTCTCTGGCAGGAAATATAAGACAATATGAAGTGAGACCACATAAAACCAGAAGACCCTGAAGTCAAGATGCATCAGAACTCTACATTCCTCACGTTTCATAATGGTCAGATCCAGAGAGATCTCTTGAAACAGAAGCTGCAGTAGGAGGAGCAGATTAATATTTaacttaataaaaacatttttcccttatTTGGCAGCCGCCAGTAC contains:
- the SOAT1 gene encoding sterol O-acyltransferase 1, whose translation is MAGEDCVRKRQSGSTTTCKTPENEEMQRRPETERSFQNSSNGRVDVDHVITRKMQLIAEAEQLKPAFMKEVDSHFTEFVNSLVAKSALLDSSSSASLFPASCSEKELHKAKTSRAPPEHGKIFTARRSLLDELFEVSHIRTIYHMFIALLIVFILSTLLVDFIDEGRLVLGFDLLVFVFGKFPVVFCTWLCMFCATVIVPYNLFVWWAQGYYSSSHRVIRSLFYGMLFTLFQTAGLGFGPTYIAVSYALPPASRFIVILEQVRLVMKAHSFIRENVPRVLASVKDKSSTVPIPRISQYLYFLFAPTLIYRDNYPRNPMIRWGYVATKFAQVLGSLFYAYYIFVRLCIPQFPNGSQETFNLRGLVLCIFNSILPGVLILFLVFFAFLHCWLNAFAEMLRFADRMFYKDWWNSTSYANYYRTWNVVVHDWLYYYAYRDFLWFFGKKFKAAAMLSVFTVSAAVHEYVLSICFGYCYPVLFCLFTCFGMVFNFILNDRRKGPIWNVIMWTSLFLGQGVIICLYSQEWYARQYCPMENPTFLDYLKPRSWSCHMKM